A window of the Brumimicrobium sp. genome harbors these coding sequences:
- a CDS encoding PUR family DNA/RNA-binding protein, whose product MNEEKNNENGREVHSTVVRAGKRTYFFDIKATRNNDLYLTVTESKKQFQNGRPEFQKHKIFLYKEDFEKFSDALRDVLQKIDDLKADGSFTIEEESNNKGLSDYTSLNYEDL is encoded by the coding sequence ATGAATGAGGAGAAGAATAATGAAAATGGTCGTGAGGTTCACTCAACGGTAGTTCGTGCTGGAAAACGCACTTACTTTTTTGATATCAAAGCAACGCGCAACAATGACCTTTATCTTACTGTTACTGAAAGTAAAAAGCAATTTCAAAACGGAAGACCAGAATTCCAAAAACATAAGATTTTCTTGTATAAAGAAGATTTTGAAAAGTTCTCTGACGCCCTACGAGATGTCTTACAAAAGATTGACGATTTAAAGGCAGATGGAAGCTTTACAATTGAAGAAGAAAGCAATAATAAAGGTCTATCTGATTATACTTCACTCAACTACGAAGATTTATAA
- a CDS encoding GxxExxY protein: protein MLTKNDLNDLTYEDVGAAIEVHKEIGPGLLESVYHKCLKEELRSRCIMYQSELIVPIAYKNIEFEADLRCDLFVEGCLVVELKAVQEMHPVFESQLLTYMKLLEAPKGILMNFFCNNFFKEGQKTFVNELFRDLSEY from the coding sequence ATGTTAACCAAAAACGACCTAAACGATTTAACCTATGAAGATGTAGGAGCAGCCATAGAAGTACACAAAGAAATTGGACCAGGGCTACTTGAATCTGTATATCACAAATGCTTAAAAGAAGAACTTCGTTCGCGATGTATTATGTATCAGTCAGAATTAATAGTTCCAATTGCCTATAAAAACATCGAATTTGAAGCAGATTTACGATGTGATCTATTTGTAGAAGGTTGCTTAGTTGTTGAATTAAAGGCTGTTCAAGAAATGCATCCAGTATTCGAATCCCAACTATTAACTTATATGAAGTTATTAGAAGCCCCAAAAGGAATTTTAATGAACTTCTTTTGTAATAACTTTTTTAAAGAGGGGCAAAAAACATTCGTCAATGAATTATTTAGAGATTTATCAGAATATTGA
- a CDS encoding AAA family ATPase: MGKIIAIANQKGGVGKTTTAVNLGGSFGVLEYKTLIVDADPQANATSGVGFDPQKTRNIYECLIDGIHPSEVILSTDNPNLDILPSHIDLVGAELEMINMPKREYMMKAMLEKVKDNYDYILIDCSPSLGLITVNSLTAADSIIIPVQSEYYSLEGLGKLLNTIKIIQGRLNPNLSIEGLLVTLYDTRLRLANHVVEELKTHFQDLVFDTVIHRNTNLAEAPSFGATIIMHDAASKGAINYLNLAREIIQREEIEKLSNDNQKISLNDEL; encoded by the coding sequence ATGGGGAAAATTATTGCCATAGCAAATCAGAAAGGAGGAGTTGGGAAAACTACTACGGCTGTCAATTTAGGCGGTAGCTTTGGGGTGTTGGAATATAAAACATTAATTGTTGATGCTGACCCGCAGGCAAATGCTACTTCAGGAGTAGGTTTTGACCCTCAAAAAACAAGAAATATCTATGAATGTTTAATTGATGGCATCCATCCATCAGAAGTTATACTTTCTACAGATAATCCTAATCTTGACATTCTTCCTTCACATATTGATCTTGTGGGGGCTGAATTAGAAATGATTAATATGCCAAAACGCGAGTATATGATGAAGGCTATGCTCGAAAAAGTAAAGGACAATTATGATTATATCCTGATTGATTGCTCTCCTTCCTTAGGATTGATTACAGTAAATTCACTTACGGCAGCAGATTCTATTATCATTCCTGTTCAATCGGAGTATTACTCCCTTGAAGGTTTGGGGAAATTACTCAATACCATTAAAATTATTCAAGGTAGATTAAACCCAAACTTAAGTATTGAAGGTTTATTAGTTACTTTATATGACACTCGTTTACGACTTGCTAATCACGTAGTTGAAGAATTGAAAACTCACTTTCAGGATTTGGTTTTTGACACTGTTATTCATCGAAATACAAACTTAGCAGAAGCTCCTTCTTTTGGCGCAACGATTATTATGCATGATGCAGCTAGCAAAGGCGCTATCAACTACTTGAACTTAGCTCGAGAAATAATCCAGCGTGAGGAAATAGAAAAATTATCAAACGACAATCAAAAAATTTCATTGAATGATGAGCTCTAA
- the uvrB gene encoding excinuclease ABC subunit UvrB, producing MDFKLVSPYSPTGDQPQAIDELVKGIKNDVQHQTLLGVTGSGKTFTAANVIQQVNKPTLVLSHNKTLAAQLYNEFKQFFPENRVEYFVSYYDYYQPEAYISLTDTYIEKDLAINDEIEKLRLSATSALLSGRRDVIVVSSVSCIYGIGNPNEFQKSIMHVKKGDVIMRNKFLFRLVENLYSRAGNEFKRGTFRVNGDTVDIFLAYADYALRIEFWGDEIEAISTIDPISNNKIEQLDAINIYPANIFVSSPENTREAIEMIQDDLVIQVEAFKREGKPIEAKRLLERTEYDLEMIRELGYCSGIENYSRYFDKRAPGMRPFCLLDYFPKDYLMLIDESHVTIPQIRAMYGGDHSRKINLVEYGFRLQAAMDNRPLKFEEFQDLLNQVIYISATPADYEIQLSDGVIVEQVIRPTGLLDPVIEVRPSINQVDDLIEEIQKRVELKERTLVTTLTKRMAEELQKYLDRLGILCRYIHSEIDTLERVEILQQLREGVFDVLIGVNLLREGLDLPEVSFVAILDADKEGFLRNERSLVQTVGRAARNVNGKVIMYAETITKSMDRTIEETNRRRALQMAYNEEHGITPTPLNKSKMNALQGYGNIDDKNQMIAADPVEQYMSKEQLQKSLQKVEKDMKKAAKELDFMEAARLRDEMYRIQKLLK from the coding sequence ATGGATTTCAAACTCGTTTCTCCTTATAGTCCAACTGGTGATCAACCACAGGCCATTGACGAATTAGTTAAAGGAATAAAAAACGACGTACAACACCAAACCCTGTTGGGAGTTACAGGTAGTGGTAAAACCTTCACTGCAGCTAATGTTATTCAACAAGTCAACAAACCTACATTGGTACTATCGCACAATAAGACACTGGCTGCACAACTTTATAATGAATTTAAGCAGTTCTTTCCAGAAAACAGAGTTGAATACTTTGTTTCCTACTATGACTATTACCAGCCAGAGGCTTATATATCGCTCACAGACACTTATATCGAGAAAGATTTAGCTATCAATGATGAAATAGAGAAGCTACGTTTATCCGCCACTTCCGCCCTACTTTCTGGTAGGCGTGATGTGATTGTAGTCTCTTCGGTTTCTTGCATATATGGTATTGGAAATCCAAATGAATTTCAGAAAAGTATTATGCATGTAAAAAAAGGAGATGTTATAATGCGTAATAAGTTTTTATTCAGACTTGTAGAAAATCTGTACTCCAGAGCCGGAAATGAATTTAAAAGAGGAACCTTTCGGGTGAATGGAGACACGGTAGATATATTTTTAGCTTATGCAGATTATGCTTTGCGCATTGAATTTTGGGGAGATGAGATTGAAGCTATTTCTACTATTGACCCCATCTCAAATAATAAGATTGAACAATTAGACGCCATCAACATCTACCCTGCTAATATTTTCGTAAGTTCTCCTGAGAATACGCGTGAAGCAATCGAAATGATTCAAGACGATTTAGTGATACAGGTAGAAGCTTTTAAACGAGAAGGAAAACCTATAGAAGCAAAACGCCTATTAGAACGTACGGAATATGATTTAGAAATGATACGAGAGCTTGGCTATTGTTCAGGAATTGAAAATTATTCACGCTATTTTGATAAAAGAGCTCCGGGCATGCGCCCCTTTTGCCTCCTAGACTATTTCCCTAAAGACTATCTTATGCTTATCGATGAAAGTCATGTCACTATTCCACAAATACGCGCAATGTATGGAGGTGATCATTCTCGTAAAATCAACTTAGTAGAATATGGTTTTCGATTACAAGCAGCCATGGACAACCGACCGCTAAAATTCGAGGAATTTCAAGACCTGCTTAATCAGGTAATATATATCAGTGCTACCCCAGCAGATTATGAGATTCAACTATCCGATGGAGTCATTGTTGAACAAGTTATACGGCCTACAGGTCTATTAGACCCTGTTATAGAAGTGCGTCCAAGCATTAATCAAGTAGATGATTTAATTGAAGAGATTCAAAAAAGAGTAGAATTAAAAGAACGTACCCTTGTTACCACTTTAACCAAGCGTATGGCAGAGGAATTACAAAAGTATCTTGATCGATTGGGTATCTTATGTCGTTACATACATAGCGAAATAGATACTTTAGAGCGTGTTGAGATTCTACAACAATTGAGAGAAGGTGTTTTTGATGTGTTAATAGGCGTAAATCTCTTACGTGAAGGACTTGATTTACCTGAGGTAAGCTTTGTTGCCATTTTAGATGCTGATAAAGAAGGCTTTCTACGAAATGAACGCTCTTTAGTTCAGACGGTAGGGAGAGCTGCAAGAAATGTGAATGGTAAAGTAATTATGTATGCTGAAACCATTACAAAATCTATGGATCGCACCATTGAAGAAACTAATCGTAGACGTGCTCTACAAATGGCCTACAACGAAGAACATGGTATCACGCCTACACCATTGAACAAATCCAAAATGAATGCATTGCAAGGATATGGAAATATCGATGACAAGAATCAAATGATAGCTGCTGATCCGGTGGAACAATATATGTCAAAAGAGCAACTCCAGAAGAGCCTACAAAAAGTAGAAAAGGACATGAAAAAGGCAGCAAAGGAACTGGATTTCATGGAAGCTGCCCGTTTAAGAGACGAAATGTATCGTATCCAAAAATTATTGAAATAA
- a CDS encoding ParB/RepB/Spo0J family partition protein, whose protein sequence is MSSNLKKRPALGKGLSALLESSLTDITSDDISDASVLGSVALLPIDSIEANPFNPRSNFEEEALKELSESIATHGIIQPITVRKLGRDKYQLISGERRFKASQIAKLKEIPAYIRVANDQSMLEMALVENIQRQDLNAMEVAFSYQRLIQECSLTQEQLSKQISKSRTSITNHLRLLKLPAEIQLAVREQDISMGHARALVGIENVNKQLKFFKKTLSDALSVRDLEDLIRNDKDDKGTNSRKSTLNISSKQAEFTSSFSEKVAAKVQIKKQASGNGKLIINFNSEVDLNRIIEILNG, encoded by the coding sequence ATGAGCTCTAATTTAAAAAAACGACCTGCACTTGGGAAAGGTTTAAGTGCTTTATTGGAAAGTTCATTAACTGATATAACTTCTGACGATATTTCAGATGCTTCTGTATTAGGTTCAGTTGCACTTTTGCCGATTGATTCTATTGAAGCAAATCCTTTTAACCCAAGGTCTAATTTTGAGGAAGAAGCATTGAAAGAACTAAGTGAATCTATTGCAACTCACGGAATTATTCAGCCTATAACGGTTAGAAAACTAGGCAGAGATAAGTATCAATTGATTTCTGGGGAACGTCGTTTCAAAGCTTCTCAAATAGCTAAATTAAAAGAAATTCCTGCTTATATCCGTGTTGCTAATGACCAATCTATGTTAGAGATGGCTTTGGTAGAAAACATTCAACGCCAAGATTTAAATGCTATGGAGGTTGCTTTTTCATACCAACGACTGATTCAAGAATGTAGCCTTACACAAGAACAATTATCTAAACAAATTTCTAAAAGCAGAACATCTATTACAAATCACCTTAGACTTCTTAAACTTCCGGCTGAAATTCAACTAGCAGTTAGGGAACAAGACATTTCTATGGGACATGCACGAGCTCTAGTAGGTATAGAAAATGTAAATAAACAGCTGAAATTCTTTAAGAAAACGCTTTCAGATGCTTTATCAGTGAGGGATTTAGAAGATTTAATCCGTAACGACAAAGATGATAAAGGCACCAACTCAAGAAAGAGTACTCTAAATATTTCCAGTAAACAGGCTGAATTTACTTCTTCCTTTTCCGAAAAAGTGGCGGCAAAAGTTCAAATCAAAAAACAAGCTTCAGGAAATGGAAAATTGATTATAAACTTTAATTCTGAAGTTGATTTAAACCGTATTATCGAAATTTTGAATGGATAA
- the dapB gene encoding 4-hydroxy-tetrahydrodipicolinate reductase — protein sequence MKVILVGYGKMGKEIETILLERGHEVVAKADIEHPLTEQMVLQADVAIEFTTPSSVLAHLELLSKANIPTVVGTTGWHQHLDKVKDLVQSNNSSLVYASNFSIGVNLFFQLNEQLAKLMSPHPEYQPKITEIHHTQKLDAPSGTAISIAQDLLHNHSAYTDWFCPQSEKKSSNQPAIEIEAIREEDVKGTHIVEYTSDIDAISIRHEAFSRKGFALGAVIAAEWIINKKGLFTMKDVLQLS from the coding sequence ATGAAAGTAATCTTAGTAGGATACGGTAAAATGGGGAAAGAAATCGAAACGATTCTCTTGGAACGTGGTCATGAAGTTGTTGCTAAAGCGGATATTGAGCATCCACTAACTGAACAAATGGTACTTCAGGCAGATGTAGCCATTGAATTTACTACGCCAAGTTCTGTATTAGCACATTTAGAATTACTTTCTAAAGCAAATATCCCTACTGTGGTTGGAACAACTGGATGGCATCAACATTTGGATAAAGTGAAGGATTTAGTTCAATCTAACAACTCTTCTCTAGTATATGCATCCAATTTTAGCATAGGTGTAAATTTATTCTTCCAATTGAATGAACAATTAGCAAAGCTCATGTCACCTCATCCTGAGTATCAACCAAAAATAACAGAAATACATCATACTCAGAAATTAGATGCACCAAGTGGTACAGCTATTTCTATTGCGCAAGATTTGTTACACAACCACTCCGCTTATACAGATTGGTTTTGTCCGCAAAGCGAGAAGAAATCATCCAATCAACCTGCTATTGAGATAGAAGCGATACGAGAAGAAGATGTGAAAGGAACACATATCGTTGAGTACACTTCGGATATAGACGCCATTTCCATTCGTCACGAAGCATTTAGTCGCAAAGGTTTTGCCTTAGGAGCTGTCATAGCGGCTGAATGGATTATAAATAAAAAAGGATTATTCACCATGAAAGATGTGCTACAACTTTCTTAA
- the lepB gene encoding signal peptidase I, which produces MLAKYFFIFFIVYPYLALWFKSFPKAGRKSWEALIPGYNYAIASKIAGQPWWWAFLMIIPGIHLVMWAVFNVSYIRKYGLFSVGDTLQGIFFPFIIMAKIANDDNLKPDFVTNWENQKHLELRRNSDHIVLFLSLPIVGHVVALTLGAMQKKKKGKKTIIKEWGDSILFALVAASAIRTYVFEPFQIPTGSMEKTLLVGDFLVVNKLTYGSRVPETPLSFPLAHNTIPWLNVQSYTTLEKVKYMRLPGWSHVKNYDVVVFNYPSGDTAIYDPRIPNGLMGHDYHGIVNTEARRLFEESIDRNKIPNGNALLQKRREQLSSQYQGKELDSVMQLEAEKLNIKIQAIVDNIYQEFIDNIDTWRKKARYEIAVNKQTFSNVEGMMIHHKGIIYRPIDKREFYIKRCIGIPGDSIKIVHSQVYVNGKAAPIFDYQNLEYMATNFTRPSDRIMDNKYGLELNRDYYKGNDFYHLTQSELKMLQKDYPDATFTIVDPERVDASNMTASERVNNLNYYPKSFNINNTVSDFETFWIPKKGVTIPLTPHNVDWYKRVITAYELHDFQEKDGKYYIDGKEATTYTFEKGYYWMMGDNRYNSADSRVWGFVPDDHIVGKASMVWFSKSETKGIRWERLFTLIK; this is translated from the coding sequence ATGTTAGCAAAATATTTCTTCATATTTTTTATCGTTTATCCATATCTAGCATTATGGTTTAAGAGTTTCCCAAAAGCAGGAAGAAAATCATGGGAGGCGCTCATTCCAGGATATAACTATGCTATTGCATCAAAAATTGCAGGCCAACCTTGGTGGTGGGCATTTCTAATGATTATTCCTGGAATTCACTTAGTAATGTGGGCTGTATTTAACGTGAGCTACATTCGTAAATATGGTCTATTCTCTGTTGGTGATACGTTACAAGGTATCTTCTTCCCTTTCATTATCATGGCTAAGATTGCAAACGACGACAATCTAAAACCAGATTTTGTTACCAATTGGGAAAACCAAAAACATTTAGAGTTAAGACGCAATAGTGATCATATTGTACTTTTTCTATCCCTTCCTATTGTAGGTCATGTTGTTGCTCTTACACTAGGTGCTATGCAGAAAAAGAAAAAGGGTAAGAAAACGATTATTAAAGAGTGGGGTGACAGTATTTTATTTGCTCTAGTTGCTGCTAGTGCCATACGAACTTATGTATTCGAACCTTTCCAAATCCCAACAGGATCTATGGAGAAAACATTGTTAGTGGGAGATTTTTTAGTAGTTAATAAACTCACGTATGGTTCTAGGGTTCCTGAAACACCTCTTTCCTTTCCATTAGCTCACAACACTATTCCTTGGTTGAATGTTCAATCGTACACCACGTTGGAAAAGGTTAAATATATGCGCTTACCAGGCTGGAGTCATGTCAAGAATTACGATGTAGTAGTATTTAACTATCCTTCCGGAGACACAGCTATTTATGACCCTCGTATCCCTAATGGATTGATGGGACATGATTATCACGGAATTGTAAATACTGAAGCCAGAAGGTTATTTGAAGAGTCTATTGATCGAAACAAAATTCCAAATGGTAACGCTTTATTACAAAAACGAAGAGAACAATTATCCAGTCAATATCAAGGGAAAGAATTAGACAGTGTAATGCAGTTGGAAGCAGAGAAATTGAATATAAAGATCCAAGCAATTGTTGATAATATTTATCAAGAATTTATTGATAACATTGATACATGGAGAAAAAAAGCTAGATATGAGATTGCTGTGAACAAACAAACTTTTTCCAATGTAGAAGGAATGATGATTCATCATAAAGGTATTATTTATAGACCTATAGACAAAAGAGAATTCTATATTAAACGCTGTATCGGTATTCCAGGCGATTCTATTAAGATTGTTCATTCTCAGGTTTATGTAAATGGAAAAGCTGCTCCTATCTTTGATTATCAGAATTTGGAGTATATGGCAACAAACTTTACTAGACCCTCCGATCGAATAATGGATAATAAGTACGGATTAGAATTAAACCGTGATTATTACAAAGGGAATGACTTCTACCATCTGACTCAATCAGAGTTGAAAATGCTTCAAAAAGATTATCCAGATGCGACATTTACAATAGTAGATCCTGAACGTGTTGACGCAAGTAATATGACAGCTTCAGAAAGAGTGAATAACCTAAACTATTACCCTAAGTCATTCAATATCAATAATACTGTTTCTGATTTTGAAACTTTCTGGATTCCTAAAAAAGGAGTAACTATACCATTGACTCCCCATAATGTTGATTGGTATAAACGTGTAATTACAGCTTATGAATTACATGATTTCCAAGAAAAGGATGGGAAATATTACATAGATGGAAAAGAAGCCACAACTTATACGTTTGAAAAAGGATATTATTGGATGATGGGAGATAATCGCTATAATTCTGCTGACTCCAGAGTTTGGGGCTTTGTTCCAGACGACCATATCGTTGGGAAAGCTTCTATGGTTTGGTTCTCTAAATCAGAAACAAAAGGAATTCGTTGGGAAAGGTTATTTACTTTAATTAAATAA
- a CDS encoding DUF5683 domain-containing protein: protein MRLVLIIFLFFSSALYSQDSLAVKATPEKKVNESKEKDTLHSPKKAALLSLLPGAGQIYNHIAMPKGKKKAYWKVPIIYAGLGVTGYFAVKNHITQKTLKEEYLYRVKNGEPNPELPKYWSYDNEGILQLFESKRTNRDLMIFACVAVYGLNILDAFAEAHFVRFDVSKDLSMSIYPSMHDFYTPGLSISLKFH from the coding sequence ATGCGTTTGGTTCTTATCATCTTTCTCTTCTTTTCTTCTGCCCTATACAGTCAAGATAGTTTAGCCGTAAAAGCTACACCCGAAAAGAAAGTAAATGAATCCAAAGAGAAGGATACACTCCATTCACCAAAGAAGGCCGCATTATTATCTCTTCTTCCTGGTGCTGGACAAATTTATAACCATATCGCTATGCCGAAAGGCAAGAAGAAAGCCTATTGGAAAGTTCCTATTATATATGCTGGCCTTGGTGTTACAGGATATTTTGCTGTAAAGAATCATATTACTCAAAAAACACTAAAAGAAGAATATCTATACCGCGTTAAAAATGGAGAACCTAACCCTGAGTTACCTAAATATTGGAGCTATGATAATGAAGGAATTTTACAACTTTTTGAAAGTAAACGAACAAACCGTGATTTAATGATTTTCGCCTGTGTAGCTGTATATGGATTAAATATTCTAGATGCCTTTGCAGAAGCACATTTTGTACGCTTCGATGTATCAAAAGATTTATCCATGTCAATTTACCCTTCTATGCATGATTTCTATACTCCGGGGCTATCGATAAGCCTTAAGTTTCATTAA
- a CDS encoding glycosyltransferase family 4 protein, whose product MNIIYIHQYFYTPADAGGTRSYWNCKELIARGHQVTVIAGSSKIEKDIEEKIIEGIKVIYIKEAYHQSMSVKARLKSFIGFMRKSIKVAKQQQDIDLVFATSTPLTVGIPALYLKWFKKTPYIFEVRDLWPEVPIQMGAIKNPFLIWATRKLEKTIYRNANHVIALSPGMQEGVMHYIPKNKTSMIPNMSKKDEFWEREKNLELMKEMKLREDSFKVIYFGAMGLANAVHTLVDAANQLKDDNNIEFLFIGGGSQEAELKELAVKLQLPNVHFYGEKPLKTVSEVLNFSDVSIVLFEDIPILYTNSPNKLFDSLSAGKPIIVNSAGWTKAMVEENNCGLFANPKIDADLAHKIKYIQENPDLAKDMGINARKLAETTYDKSILCKEFVDTLEKYAYTK is encoded by the coding sequence ATGAATATTATTTACATACACCAGTATTTTTACACTCCTGCCGATGCAGGTGGGACGCGTTCTTACTGGAATTGTAAAGAATTAATTGCTAGAGGACATCAAGTCACGGTTATTGCAGGAAGCAGTAAAATCGAGAAAGATATAGAAGAGAAAATCATTGAAGGCATCAAAGTCATTTATATCAAAGAAGCTTATCATCAAAGCATGTCTGTAAAGGCTCGTCTTAAATCGTTTATTGGGTTTATGCGAAAAAGCATTAAAGTTGCCAAACAACAGCAGGATATTGACTTAGTTTTTGCTACATCTACTCCACTTACAGTTGGTATTCCTGCACTTTATCTCAAATGGTTTAAGAAAACACCTTATATCTTTGAAGTAAGAGATTTATGGCCAGAAGTTCCTATCCAAATGGGAGCGATTAAAAATCCATTCTTGATTTGGGCAACAAGGAAACTGGAAAAAACAATCTATAGAAATGCGAATCATGTAATCGCACTATCTCCAGGTATGCAAGAAGGTGTTATGCATTATATTCCCAAGAATAAAACATCTATGATACCCAACATGTCTAAAAAAGATGAGTTTTGGGAAAGAGAGAAAAACCTGGAACTAATGAAGGAGATGAAACTCCGAGAGGATAGTTTTAAGGTTATTTACTTTGGAGCCATGGGACTAGCCAATGCCGTTCACACGCTTGTAGATGCTGCCAATCAACTCAAAGATGACAACAACATTGAATTCCTATTTATTGGAGGTGGCTCACAAGAAGCAGAATTAAAAGAACTAGCTGTCAAACTCCAATTACCCAATGTACATTTCTACGGAGAAAAGCCATTAAAAACAGTTTCTGAGGTTTTAAATTTTAGTGATGTTTCCATTGTTTTATTTGAAGATATACCCATTCTATATACCAATTCTCCCAATAAATTATTTGATTCACTTTCTGCAGGAAAACCAATCATCGTTAATTCAGCGGGATGGACGAAGGCAATGGTAGAAGAAAATAATTGTGGTCTCTTTGCAAATCCTAAAATAGATGCAGATTTAGCTCACAAAATAAAGTACATCCAGGAGAATCCAGATCTTGCCAAAGACATGGGAATAAATGCACGCAAATTAGCTGAAACCACCTATGACAAATCAATATTATGCAAAGAATTTGTGGATACTTTAGAAAAGTATGCCTACACTAAATAG
- a CDS encoding WbqC family protein gives MLYSTNYFGSIPYFQSLAKHKEIVIDIHEIYKKQSWRNRTKILESNGPMYLSVPVSRPKGNETPVGDVLITYDTNWRKDHWNALESSYHHAPYFFYYGEMIKDLIYMEESILYRFNTRILEQLLKWLDLDIAISYSSEYVPPKDDLDKRIALDKKEFDITQSPYIQVFSDKFEFYPNLSILDLLMNEGPLARNYLIKE, from the coding sequence ATGCTCTACTCCACTAATTATTTTGGTTCTATTCCCTATTTTCAATCTCTTGCAAAACACAAAGAGATAGTTATAGATATTCATGAAATATATAAGAAACAGAGCTGGAGAAATAGAACTAAAATTCTAGAGAGTAATGGTCCCATGTATTTGAGCGTACCTGTTTCTCGTCCTAAAGGCAATGAGACACCTGTAGGAGATGTACTTATCACCTACGACACCAACTGGCGGAAAGATCATTGGAATGCCTTAGAGAGTAGTTATCACCATGCACCCTATTTCTTTTACTACGGAGAAATGATCAAAGATTTGATATATATGGAAGAATCAATATTATATCGTTTCAATACAAGAATCTTAGAGCAATTATTGAAGTGGCTAGACCTTGATATAGCTATTTCTTATAGTTCTGAATATGTTCCACCAAAAGACGACCTTGACAAGCGTATCGCATTAGATAAAAAAGAATTTGATATAACACAATCACCCTACATACAAGTTTTCTCTGATAAGTTTGAGTTTTACCCTAATTTATCTATTTTAGACTTGCTAATGAACGAAGGTCCTTTAGCTCGAAATTATCTTATAAAAGAATGA